The Neoarius graeffei isolate fNeoGra1 chromosome 7, fNeoGra1.pri, whole genome shotgun sequence genome includes a region encoding these proteins:
- the commd8 gene encoding COMM domain-containing protein 8 encodes MSADVWRKEDVIAAMLNLLDKISPTECPKLLHRVVDGLCGRGLPKRREYGETWSLLEWGELISSLTFFFRVAVGRKHSDQEVQELLGDLKSVHAEAILQCLHARQEEIRQALVDRTNRICSTQLDDFNWQLKLALSSDKLSSLNTPLLNLCLDLTENGIQRAVNIEMNKEELNTLITALEAANKMILQMK; translated from the exons ATGTCAGCTGATGTGTGGAGGAAAGAGGACGTGATAGCCGCTATGCTAAACTTGCTCGATAAAATATCTCCAACAGAGTGTCCTAAA CTCCTGCACAGGGTGGTGGATGGACTCTGTGGTCGGGGTCTCCCAAAGCGTAGAGAGTATGGAGAAACCTGGAGTCTACTGGAGTGGGGAGAACTGATCAGCTCACTAACCTTCTTCTTCCGAGTGGCTGTTGGGAGGAAACACTCCGATCAGGAG GTACAGGAATTGCTAGGTGACTTGAAATCTGTACATGCAGAGGCCATTCTGCAGTGTCTGCATGCCAGGCAGGAGGAGATCAGGCAAGCGCTGGTGGACAGAACCAACAGAATCTGCAGCACACAACTAGATGACTTCAACTGGCAGCTAAAA CTTGCACTATCCAGTGATAAGCTGTCATCTTTAAACACCCCTCTACTGAATCTCTGTCTCGACCTGACAGAGAACGGAATTCAGAGAGCTGTAAACATAGAAATGAATAAAGAAGAGCTAAACACCCTCATCACCGCGTTAGAGGCTGCGAATAAG ATGATCCTGCAGATGAAATGA